The Methanosarcina barkeri MS DNA window TTTTAGCATCCAGTATAAGGTTGAGATTATCTTTGGTATTAGCTCCTTTATCAAAAACAATAAGAGAGCCTTTTTTAAGCCTACTTTTAACCTGATTAAAAGTATCAGAAAAGTGCTCAAGATCAAGAACGTTTCCTTTATTCACTGTAATTCCAATAGGTATGTTTATGGGGTCAGCTAACTCACTCACTCCAACTGTTATCTGCAACTTGTCAGGTCCGTGATCTCTGCTATATCCGAATTTACCAAGGTTGGCTTTAGTTCCGTGAAGAACTATACTCGTCCAATCCAGGTTTATATTCGTCTCTTCAAAACCATAAGTAGAAAATAGAGAGTCCAGAATATCACACAGAATTTCCTCTTTGTTACGTCCCAAAAGCTCAAGAGTTCTGTAAAGAACTCTTTCGTGAAACCTTTCAAGATTTAAGGTATCCAGAATCTCTTTCTGATTTAACCATTTGCCAGCTTCTTTGATGCTAAAATTATCAGTTAATTTGTAGCTTAACAAATCGATTACTAAACTATTGAGATCAAGACCTTTACTTTTATGATTACTAAAAATATCACAGAAATTAAGCTTTTCATAAAAATATTGGACAGCAAGAATAGATCCGATAGAAACACATATATTCTTGTTAGGAATTGTAGGGAAGGCTCTTTGTTTTGTGATGTACATTAGAGCGAATAACACAAAACAAAGAGCACTTATTTTTATGTAACTGTCAAAGTCAGGTTAGTTAGCAGAACCTGTCAAATTAAGGTTCAAAAATACTGATTATCAAAAAGTTTCTGAAAAAGTTTGCTTCAATCTCTCTACATCCTTTTTAATTAAGCAGATCTTTTTTCTCCAATCTACTTATTTTTAAATCCTGAATCTATATAGTCCACGAATAAAAGCTGACTTCGCCTATCTTGTGGTAAAAAGACATAGATGACAAAGTTTTAAAACAGGCGATTTCGTAAAGACCGATTTTGCTGTAAAAAAATTCAATATCTCAAAAACATATCAGCCATTTTTTTAGCAAAAAGCCTGATCATTAGCTGTAGACTTCAAATTATTAGCGTTGAACTATTCTATATATAACTTCCGACCAATTTATCTAACTGTTTTTTGTAGCTCATTTTAGATCTGTAATGATTCCCTGATCTCTGATAGTTAGAGGAATTGGCCGGAAAACTTATAAATGATTCTCTAAAACTGAATAAGTGGGAATGTTTGCAGAGTTCAGTGAAGTTTGAGAACGATCTTGAACTCTGCATACCCGAAGGCATGGGGTATATAACTTTACAACTATTTTAAAGTTTGCTTCTAGCCTCTTGAATAAAAGTGAAGACGTAAAAATAAATGATCGCAAAGAAATTCAGCACCGGAAGATTGTTTTTGGCAATGTTCCCGGTATGTATGGCTTTTATGCCGGCAGCAAGTGCAGAAGAAACTGCTAATGTAGTGGAGACTGCTAAAGGTACTCCAGGATACGATGGTTCAGCAACTGTTTATAATTGATTGATAGCTAATCAATGATAAAGATTTTATAGGGAAGGTTACATCGCACCTTCCTTTAAATTTTTGGAGACCATTTCTTAAAGTGATATATATGAAAATTAAAGCTTATTTTTCAGTGGTGTTTGTTTATCTAATATTAATTGCAGGCACCGCAGAAGCAGCTACGGTCACAGTGAGCAAAAATGGTGAAGCGAATTACTCAATAATTCAGGAAGCTATCAATAACGTAAAAGATGGCAATACAATTCTTGTTTACAATGGAAACTTCACGGAAAATGTGATTGTTAATAAATCTGTGTCCATAAAATCTAACTCTGGCAATCCAGATGATACTATAATTCAGGCTTCCAATCCTGGAAAACATATCTTCAATGTGACTGAGGATAACGTAACTATCAGTGGCTTTAAAATTACTGGTGCCAGTAACTTTGTTACATCTCCAACCGCCGGAGTACATCTCGAAGGAGTTAATAACAGCATTATTAGTAACAACAAATTATCAAACAACGTAATTGGTATAGATCTCCAGAGTTCCGATCATAACATGCTAAGCAAGAACACTGTTTCTGATAATGAGAGAGGTATTAGTCTTACAAATTCTAACGACAATGATCTCATCAATAATGATGCTTTTGACAACCGATTTGGCATCTACTTTTGGGGTTCCAAAAATAATATTTTGAGTTATAATAATGCAAGTTCGAACGAAGGAGACGGTATCTGGATTGAAGATGGCAGTAATAACAACACACTGAGAAATAACATGGTCTCAAATAGTGATGACGGTATTCTACTTACTGAATCCAGCAATAACAACACAATGTCAGGTAACAATGTAACTTTGAGCCTTGTTGGAGTTCAAATAACTGATTCCAACAATAATACGGTCAAAAATAATTTTATATCAAACAACAGCCGTATTGGAATTTCAATAATAAGGAATTCCAGTAATAATACAGTTAAAGATAATTTCCTATCAAATAACAGTGAAAGTATCGTAACGGAAAGCTCTACCAACCAAATCTACAATAACAAAATTAAGGAAGGAAAAATCCATGATACGAACGCTTCACAGATAGCATTTATCTATCCTTTCCTGACAGTTGTTATATTTGGAATAACATTTGTATTCTTGAGAATAGAGTAATTTTTGGTGAGAATATGGGCAGAAAATTAGCAAACCTAGTTATTACTTTTTTAATCTTAGTTTTACTTTCGGAAACCGTATTTGCCCATGATTACCATGTACTTTCTTCTGATTTTCATGAAATTAATGAAACAAATAGTTGTTCAGAAAAAATTGTATACAATATTTCGTACTCTGGCTGGAATGATAGTCCGGACAAGACAATTTCCCTGCTCTCAAAATTAAGTGAAGAACCTCTATCAGTTCCGCTTGACATTTCCCAAACAAGAATCGAAAACTCAACCCGGATCATATCTTCTTTTGGGGAAAGAAAAATCGGAAGCAAAAACGCTGCCGAAGCTTCTCTATTCATAAAAAATGAGATGGAAAACGCAGGTCTGCATGTCTCTTTTGATAATTTTTCCGTAAGGGTGCGCACAAGGAATTTCAATTACTGGAATGTGAGTGGAGCAAACGTTGTGGGAGTTAAAGAGGGAAATGTCCTTAAAGATGAGATTATTCTCGTAACTGCACATTATGATTCAAGAATACTTGTACCTCCTAAATCCGGTCTACGAGGTTTTTTTGATTCCAGGGTCAAAAGGCCCTATTTCTGGCCGGTCTGGTCCGATACTTACGTTTGCGAATCGGCCAATGGAACAGGAGCGGATGATAATGCAGGTGGAGTTGCCTGCATGCTTGAACTTGCAAAGGCATTGCAGAATAAGTCATTAAACAGGACAATATATTTCATTGCTTTTTCCGGAGAAGAGTCTAATCTTCTTGGCAGCCAGGCATGGGTTGAAGCCCATCCTGAGCTGAAAGACAATATTGTTGCAGTTGTTAATCTCGACTGCGTAGGAAACGAACCTCTTTGCGTATGCTATCTTCCCCAGTATGCCTGGCTTAAAGATATTTTTGAAAATGAAGCAAGAAATTCGGGGGTTAGAATTCAATCTGCACTTATAGAAAGAGGAGATCATGAAATCTTTTGGGAAAACCACATTCCTGCAGTAGTCCTTTGCCACCACAATTACAAAAGTCATGATAATTTCCACAAATTGAGCGATACGGTTGATAATATCGATTTTTCGGTTATCAGGAATGCAAGTACTCTGGCTGCCAGAAGTGTTATTTATCTGGCAGATCCAGATGAGAATCAGGCTCCTCTTGTTAATGTCTCCAATCCGGAGATTTCAGAAGCCTCATTTGAACTCATCTATAACGTCTCCGACCCCGAGAGTACTGTGGAAGTCTTTTTTGACAATCAGAGCCTGGGAAATCTCCGATCAGGCAGGACTTTTTCGCTTCCTGTAGGAGGACATACCATCAAGGTTCTGGCAACCGATCGTTATGGAAATAGAGGCACCGAAAGCATAAATGTTGTAAATAAGGAAAAACAAAGCAGAAGTTCTGAACCTCCTCATCAGGAAATAGAGTGCTCTGAGAATGAGGTAACATATGTAATCGGTTACCCAGAAAATTACATGGACTCAAACAGAACTCTTTATTATTACCTGGATGATTTCGGGCCTCTGGATCCCGAAAATCTTTTTGTTCTCACCCCTGGTAGTCACAATTTAAAGATATGGTTTGAAAATGAAAACGGAACTTTGTTCATGGAAAATAAAACTTCTGATTTTAGAAAATATTCCATGGAACGAGTCCAGGTAGATAACCCATTCATGGATCGTAGAAATCCTCTTATCTTTGTCTCGGGTGTAGTTGCAATTTTGGCTGCTTTTGCATTTTATGGAAAGTGGATAATAAAGAGATTTTCGGATCCAAAGGTCTCTAAAGATGAAAAGAAATAGAGTATATGATATATCGAGTAAGGCACAAAAAGCCTGATCACTAGCTGTAGATTTTAAATAATTGGCATTGACCTGATCTATATATAACTTCCGACCAATTTCTCTAACTGTTTTTTGTAGCTCATTTTAGATCTGTAAAGATTCCCTGATCTCTGATAGTTAGAGAAATTGGCCGGAAAACTTATAACTAATTCTCAAAAACTGAATAAGTGGGAATATTTTGCAAGATTCAAGTAAAGTTTGAGAACGATCCTGAACCATGCATACCCGAAGGCATAGAGTCTATAACTTTATAACTATTTTATAGTTTGCTTCTTGCCTCTTAAATGAAAGTGAAGAGGTGGAATTGATTGGTATTGAATAGCAAAGTTCAGAGAATGAGTGCACAAGTTACTACCTGGATCACGGAAGCGAATGGGCTTGTGACCATAAGTGTTATTGAGAGGTGACTGAATGAAGACTCCAATAAAAAGAAATTCGAAACAATTTCTCTTTTCATTTTTTGTTTCTATCTGTATCATCATAGCGGGTGTTGCAGTAACCATAATGGAATCACTAATTACTTCCTATATCGTGCTGATGGGAGTCGGACTTCTTTTATTCATCCTCTCCATTTCTGAAACTGATGCAAAATTATCTAAATTGCTGTCAATTTGTAGCAATGTCTTCGCGAGTGCTACCTGTTTTGGGTTGTATTTTCACTTTAAATCATCTGGCAGTACTGTAACGGCGAAGTTTTTCGCCTTATTTGGTATATTTATATCCATTACGACTATCTATTCACTAATTCCTATATTTAAAAGGTAAATTGGTTTCGGCTTGAGCAAGTCTTGTATTTTTGTTTACTTTTCTTGCCAGTTCCAACCATATTTGCACATTAGTTTTCATTGAATACTTCATCAAAAAAGTTGTTTGTATCAGGAGATACAGCGATGGTTAATATAGATTATATTGTAAAAGAAGAATTATTACGTTCATTCCCGGTATTAGTTGTTAGTTTTTTAATAATCGGGCTGCTAAATAGGGAAGGATATATTCCGCTAAGGATGTCAGGGGTATTTATTCTTTCCCTCTTTATTACAGCTATCCATTTCTCTTTTATGGTCTGGTATAGAAAAAAGGAACAAATTGATAACAATAATTTTTTCGTTATAATTAACCATATTTTGAGTTCAAAGTCTCATGACGAAAAAATCACAGAGGTCTATAAAGATGAAGAAACTAAAATTTCTTCATCAATTCGAGAACATATGGGTCTTCTACTTGTTACAATACTTTTGTATATCGCCTATCTTTATGCTTCTTTAGTTTATAATATGGATCAGATATACTGGATTTTGCTTTTATTATTTATCGGAGTCTCACTCTCAAAGATCATATATGGTGAAAGGAAAGCAAATCAAAAAGATCCTATAAGATTGCTGGTTTTCTACGTAATCGCATGTGCCTTCATTTTTGTACGTTACCTTGTTCTTGACTATCCTATTCTTTCTATTTTGAAAGGAAGTATAATTCTTGGAATATTATTGATATTTTTGGTTTTAGGAATAAAATGGTTGCAGCGCAAACAGAATTCAGATAATTGAGTTTCCTATTATCGACATACACAGATTCGTGAAAATAAAAGATGTACTTATAGGGATTTTCATGAAAAACATTTCTCATATAATAGCTCTCATGACTATGATTTATTTATCTCTTATTTTTATACCGATAGCATATGCAAATCCGATCACAATTCAGTATTTTCATCAAAAAGGTTGCCATGATTGCGAAGTGACTGGTCCTATTGTTGATCAAATAGAAGCTCAATATAATTAAGCTTAATTTTGAAAAATTCATAAATAATTACAAATGTCTTTAAGATTATTAGTTTTACAATATTTAAAAAAAATGAACTATTGAAAGATGAGTAATATGACAACAATGAAAAAATTTAGCTCAATATTTGTTCTGACTTTCATAGTTGTAGCCCTCTTTGCTTCAGGCTGCGCGGAAAAAGACCTGAGTGCAGAACAAATTGCATCCCAGATGATGGATAAAGAGAATAATACTCGAGATTATTCATATACAATGCATATGACCTCTTACTTTGGAGGAGAAACCAAAGAATCAGAATCCAAAACTATGTTCAAAAAGCCTAATATGATTAAAAGTATTGTAACAGAGCCCGGTAAAGAAAATCAAACCGTAAGTGTTTCAGATGGGAATATCTTGTGGAGTTATACCCCAGATACCAATACGGTCACAAAAATAAAAATTTCCAAAACTTCCGAACTTACGAAAAATGACTATACCAATATCATAGATGATTTCCTGAACGATACTAATGTAACAGTACTTGGAGTTGAGAATGTAGATGGAAGAAAAACTTATCTGCTGGAAACAACTCCGAAAGAAAACGATGGAGATTACGAGCTTATATACAAGACAAAAATTTGGGTAGATCAGGAAACATGGATGCCTCTCAGGTATGAGACATATAATGGCGATGGAAATCGAACCATGAAATTGGAAATTCAAGACCTGCAGGTTAACACAGGACTTCCAGATTCGGAGTTTAAATTCGAGGTCCCAGAAGGCGCAAAAATAGTAGACTTAGGAGAAATTAAGCCTCCTGAAAAATTGAGCCTTGAAGAAGCCAGAAAGGAAGCCAGTTTTAAGATCCTTACTCCGGAGTACCTTCCTGAAGGCTATGAATTCAATAATTCAATGGTCTACAACAACAGCCAATTTTCTCCTGAAAACCAGAGTTTTGAAACCGTTGAAATTACGTACACAAAAGACGAAGCCTTTATAAGTCTCGCAGAAACCGTCTCTACGAACCAGTCATCCGATTCTACAATTATGGATAGAGGTGAGGATATTCAGATTAACGGGATAGATGGAAAATATCTTTCGATGGGGAAAACGAAACTTTTAATGTGGAAGTTAGGAGAGGTAAATCTAAGTCTTTGCTCTTCCCTGGAAAAAGACGAAATGCTGAAAATCGCGGAATCAATTTCAGAAAAGGCATAAAACTTGTAATCTTTGAAAAAAAGTAACTAGTCAGGTACCCTAAAATGAATCAATTAACACCGATTTTGGCCATAAGGATATGTCTAATAAGGGATTCATAAGAGATTCATAGCAAGATTAAAAACAGCATCATTTGGCATCAACTTACAAAACAGACTGAAATATATTGTAAATACCAAATCATTTAAATTAAGGCTTTTGATGTTGATTTGTGGTGCCTGAATAGTTACAAAGTCAAAATCAAATCAAAATCAAATCAAAATCAAATCAAAATCAAATCAAAATCAAATCAAAATCAAATCAAAATCAAATCAAAATCAAATCAAAATCAAATCAAAATCAAATCAAAATCAAATCAAAATCAAATCAAAATCAAATATAGACGAAATAAAAAGTGTTTAAAGCCCGCCCGCAGGCGGGGAACTTGACTTTAATTGATTGAAATTTACTCTGCCGGAGCTTCTTCTGGAGCTTCTTCCGGGGCTTCGAGACCGAGAAGAGCTTTTATGGATTTGCTCCCATACTCAACGACTTTTGCATTAATCTGGACAATGTCAGGAGCAACTTCTTTGCCACGGACCATCTTTCTCCTGCGTTGTCCTGGATGTTTAGGGGTATAGCCAACACCTACTGCCATCAGGATTCTTTGTCTTCTGGGACCTAGAAGGTCAGGTTTCATAACAAAACCACTGCCATCACAACCGCCAGTTAGCTTTACTTTGTAACCGGACAGGCCGAAAACAGCACCATCAACAACGTCGCCTATTGACTTTCCGATTAATGCGTTTGCTTCAGCGTCTTTTACATCGATCTGGTAAGCACGCCCTTCCTTTGGGTCAGAAACTACAACTTTGAAATTAGCCATGTGAAATCCTCCAATATCAAATTTACTTTTAATAATTCCTTTGCCTTGCCTCTTCATCCGAAACTTTACTCGGATTTTCCTGAATTTTTACCTGAACCTTCCGTGTATTCTGAACATAATTTCTGAATATAATTATACACTTATAAGCATTATTTTGCCCAGAAAGGATTATCTTTTCTTTTCAGGGAAAGAAAAATATCAAGAGTTTCCTTTTCATCGGTTGAAAGGGAATCGTATATCTCGTGCTCAAGAACTTTGGCATGCCTCTCAGGCACGTTGACATAGAGCACGTCCTCCTCTTTGATCTGCCTGCCTACGGTTGCACCTTCAATTGCCATTGCAACCTCTTTGCCTATTCCTGCAGACGGAATATTCTCTCCTTCGATCTGCAGGCCTTTGATCTTGCCTACAACGTTTCCGTTTTCAAGCATCACATCGGCATTTGTGCGCACGACTCCGCCAAGCACTCTTATGCCGACAACTGCGGGTTTACTCTGGCGGAATATGCAGCCAGGAAGGATTTTGAATTTTCCCGGACGGATTATTGTTTCGAAAATCTTCTTTTCAGCCTGTTCCTGCTGCTCTTTTACATATTTCTGGTAATCTTCAACCAGGCGGTAAATCACGTCACTTGTGAATACCTTCACAGTGCTTTCCTGCAGGAAATCTCTGGCGTCAGGGTGAACTTTGACATTGAAACCTATAATCACCGAATAGAGCGGGTCTTCAACTGTCGAAGCCTCAATTGCGTCCCGGTGTGAGATATCTCCTACTTCGGCTTTCCTGATGGAGATCTCATCTTTCTGGAACTCATGGACAAGGGCTTCAAGGGAGCCGAGAGTATCGGCTTTGATCATAATTCCGACCGCACCAGTATCAATCCTGACCTCATCTATCTCGGATTTTATCTGGTCTACAATCTCGTCAAGAGTATCTTCGTTAGCAACCCTTATTGGAGAACCTGCGAGTGCACCTTCGAGCCCTGGAGCTGAAATCTTAACTCCAACCGCAGCAGTAACCTTGTTCACCTGCTTGAACTTGCTCTCATAACGCATCTCAGAAAGTTCCCTCGGCTTTAAGAGAGCACGGACTTTTGTCTGGATTGGTTTTCCCAGGCTTCCGATAACAACAGTATCGCCCTTTTTCAGAGTGCCGTCATAAAGGATAACATCCAGGGTTGCACCAAGCCCTTTTTCTTCCTTGACCTCAAGCACAGTGCCGACTCCGGGACCTTTGGCACTGTAATGCAGGTTTGCTTCAAGGAATTTCTGAGCCAGGCCTAAAAGTACCATCAGGACATCAGGAATTCCTTCGCCTGTCATGGCACTTACAGGCACTACACCCAGGGTTTTCTGGAAGTTTGTGACCCTATCGTACCGTTCTGCTGCAAAACCCTGGTTGTATAATTCACCGATTACTTCATAGAGCTTTGTCTCAAGCCGGGCCTGGACGTCCTCAGACTGTTTTTTGAAAGTGACCGCAAAAGGCAGGTCTTTTTGTGAAACCCAGCCGCCAATCCTGTCAATCTTATTCGCAACAACAACAAAAGGAGTTTTGAACCGCTTTAAGATCTGCAGGCTTTCGTAGGTCTGAGGCTTGAAACCTTCGTTTATGTCCACTACAACGATTGCAAGATCGGCAAGAGCGCCTCCCCTGCTCCTTAGAGTTGTAAAGGCATGATGTCCAGGTGTATCAATAAAGAGCAGTCCTGGCACTATGAACCTATCCCGAAGCCTTGGGTCTCCAAGCTTGTTGATAATTACATCTATTGGAACTTCAGTTGCCCCAATATGCTGGGTGATAGCGCCGGCTTCTCCACTGACAATTGCAGTACCCCTGATCTTGTCCAGCAGAGTCGTTTTCCCGTGGTCGACGTGCCCCATCACGCAGACTATAGGAGTCCTCAAATTTTTCTTGTCGGCCATATGCAAAACCTCTCTCATTCCCGCGTCTTATTTGCTGCAGGTCCAGAAGGGTCCGGGTTTACCCTGACGGACCCAAATTGCAGGTCGGATAAACAAAGGCCCTGAATCGTGTCCTGAAGTTTCAGAAACGCGAAAAGGCTTTGATGCACCTGCTTTATTCGTACAGACAGACCTCGTCAATCCTGGAATAGTTCCCGATTTCGGAGTCCTTAAAGTGAATTGCAATTTCCCTTGCAGCAGCTTCTGGGGAATCGGAAGCATGAACTACATTTCTGCCTACATCCAGAGCAAAATCCCCACGGATTGTTCCGGGAGCTGCATCTACAGGATTTGTAGCCCCGTTTATAGCCCTCATAACTCGAATTGCATCTTTTCCTTCAACTACCATTGAAACTGAAGGTCCCGACGTTATGAATCCGACAAGGCCGGGGAAGAAAGGCTTGGCCGCATGTTCACTGTAATGCTCTTTTGCAGTGGCTTCACTGATAACGTTCATTCTGAGGGCAACGATTTTCAGACCTCGCTTCTCGATTCTGGAGATTATTTCTCCTACCAGCCCGCGCTGGACTCCGTCAGGCTTTACCATAACGTATGTCTGTTCCATGTGCACACCTTAATAATCCGAACAAATAAACTGACAATTCTTATGCTTTCTTCAACTGGATTTTACCTTTTTCAGTCCATTCGGTACGTCTTGGAAGCCTACCCAGATTGAAGTTACTCATACACTTGGAAGAGTGAATGTAGTAGGTAGAACCGTCTTTCTTGACGTAGAGCTTACCGGTTCCGGGCTCCAGCATCTTCCCGCAGAAATAGCATTTTCTCTGTTCCATTGTCTCACCGCTTTCTTATCTGGTGGTCAGTTTCTTTGCTTCTCTTGAGGTTTCAAGAAGCATCAGGATATCACCTACGCGGACTGGGCCCACGCAGTTTCTTGTAATAACACGGCCTTTA harbors:
- a CDS encoding right-handed parallel beta-helix repeat-containing protein, with the protein product MKIKAYFSVVFVYLILIAGTAEAATVTVSKNGEANYSIIQEAINNVKDGNTILVYNGNFTENVIVNKSVSIKSNSGNPDDTIIQASNPGKHIFNVTEDNVTISGFKITGASNFVTSPTAGVHLEGVNNSIISNNKLSNNVIGIDLQSSDHNMLSKNTVSDNERGISLTNSNDNDLINNDAFDNRFGIYFWGSKNNILSYNNASSNEGDGIWIEDGSNNNTLRNNMVSNSDDGILLTESSNNNTMSGNNVTLSLVGVQITDSNNNTVKNNFISNNSRIGISIIRNSSNNTVKDNFLSNNSESIVTESSTNQIYNNKIKEGKIHDTNASQIAFIYPFLTVVIFGITFVFLRIE
- a CDS encoding M28 family metallopeptidase is translated as MGRKLANLVITFLILVLLSETVFAHDYHVLSSDFHEINETNSCSEKIVYNISYSGWNDSPDKTISLLSKLSEEPLSVPLDISQTRIENSTRIISSFGERKIGSKNAAEASLFIKNEMENAGLHVSFDNFSVRVRTRNFNYWNVSGANVVGVKEGNVLKDEIILVTAHYDSRILVPPKSGLRGFFDSRVKRPYFWPVWSDTYVCESANGTGADDNAGGVACMLELAKALQNKSLNRTIYFIAFSGEESNLLGSQAWVEAHPELKDNIVAVVNLDCVGNEPLCVCYLPQYAWLKDIFENEARNSGVRIQSALIERGDHEIFWENHIPAVVLCHHNYKSHDNFHKLSDTVDNIDFSVIRNASTLAARSVIYLADPDENQAPLVNVSNPEISEASFELIYNVSDPESTVEVFFDNQSLGNLRSGRTFSLPVGGHTIKVLATDRYGNRGTESINVVNKEKQSRSSEPPHQEIECSENEVTYVIGYPENYMDSNRTLYYYLDDFGPLDPENLFVLTPGSHNLKIWFENENGTLFMENKTSDFRKYSMERVQVDNPFMDRRNPLIFVSGVVAILAAFAFYGKWIIKRFSDPKVSKDEKK
- a CDS encoding outer membrane lipoprotein-sorting protein, giving the protein MTTMKKFSSIFVLTFIVVALFASGCAEKDLSAEQIASQMMDKENNTRDYSYTMHMTSYFGGETKESESKTMFKKPNMIKSIVTEPGKENQTVSVSDGNILWSYTPDTNTVTKIKISKTSELTKNDYTNIIDDFLNDTNVTVLGVENVDGRKTYLLETTPKENDGDYELIYKTKIWVDQETWMPLRYETYNGDGNRTMKLEIQDLQVNTGLPDSEFKFEVPEGAKIVDLGEIKPPEKLSLEEARKEASFKILTPEYLPEGYEFNNSMVYNNSQFSPENQSFETVEITYTKDEAFISLAETVSTNQSSDSTIMDRGEDIQINGIDGKYLSMGKTKLLMWKLGEVNLSLCSSLEKDEMLKIAESISEKA
- a CDS encoding 30S ribosomal protein S6e, whose protein sequence is MANFKVVVSDPKEGRAYQIDVKDAEANALIGKSIGDVVDGAVFGLSGYKVKLTGGCDGSGFVMKPDLLGPRRQRILMAVGVGYTPKHPGQRRRKMVRGKEVAPDIVQINAKVVEYGSKSIKALLGLEAPEEAPEEAPAE
- the infB gene encoding translation initiation factor IF-2, which codes for MADKKNLRTPIVCVMGHVDHGKTTLLDKIRGTAIVSGEAGAITQHIGATEVPIDVIINKLGDPRLRDRFIVPGLLFIDTPGHHAFTTLRSRGGALADLAIVVVDINEGFKPQTYESLQILKRFKTPFVVVANKIDRIGGWVSQKDLPFAVTFKKQSEDVQARLETKLYEVIGELYNQGFAAERYDRVTNFQKTLGVVPVSAMTGEGIPDVLMVLLGLAQKFLEANLHYSAKGPGVGTVLEVKEEKGLGATLDVILYDGTLKKGDTVVIGSLGKPIQTKVRALLKPRELSEMRYESKFKQVNKVTAAVGVKISAPGLEGALAGSPIRVANEDTLDEIVDQIKSEIDEVRIDTGAVGIMIKADTLGSLEALVHEFQKDEISIRKAEVGDISHRDAIEASTVEDPLYSVIIGFNVKVHPDARDFLQESTVKVFTSDVIYRLVEDYQKYVKEQQEQAEKKIFETIIRPGKFKILPGCIFRQSKPAVVGIRVLGGVVRTNADVMLENGNVVGKIKGLQIEGENIPSAGIGKEVAMAIEGATVGRQIKEEDVLYVNVPERHAKVLEHEIYDSLSTDEKETLDIFLSLKRKDNPFWAK
- the ndk gene encoding nucleoside-diphosphate kinase, producing MEQTYVMVKPDGVQRGLVGEIISRIEKRGLKIVALRMNVISEATAKEHYSEHAAKPFFPGLVGFITSGPSVSMVVEGKDAIRVMRAINGATNPVDAAPGTIRGDFALDVGRNVVHASDSPEAAAREIAIHFKDSEIGNYSRIDEVCLYE
- a CDS encoding 50S ribosomal protein L24e; its protein translation is MEQRKCYFCGKMLEPGTGKLYVKKDGSTYYIHSSKCMSNFNLGRLPRRTEWTEKGKIQLKKA